The following coding sequences are from one Bombus terrestris chromosome 14, iyBomTerr1.2, whole genome shotgun sequence window:
- the LOC100646006 gene encoding methylcrotonoyl-CoA carboxylase beta chain, mitochondrial isoform X2: MKCMVDRLKETVEKVVEGGGRKARERHLKKGKLLPRARINTLLDPTSPFLEFSQLAGYELYDNEEVPAGGIITGIGRVEGTECVIVANDPTVKGGTYYPITVKKHLRAQEIAEENHLPCIYLVDSGGANLSRQADVFPDKMHFGRSFYNQAILSSKGIAQIAVVMGSCTAGGAYLPAMADENIIVGNQGTIFLAGPPLVKASTGEDVTPEELGGATVHCRTSGVTDHYAIDDTHALYLARQIVKDLNRQRPMHVNLDKQMDVPLYSVDEIYGIVGVNLKRPYDVREVIARIVDGSRFREFKAQYGETLVTGFAKIYGYPVGIVANNGILFSQAALKATHFVQLCAQRKIPLIFLQNITGFMVGKDAEAEGIAKNGAKMVNAVACAQVPKITVVIGGSYGAGNYGMCGRSYSPRFLYTWPNAKISVMGGIQAANVIAQITKQQRVRDGKEWTPEEEEQLKRPIIEKFERESSPYYASARLWDDGVINPTDTRVVLGLSLSAALNAPIPETKFGIFRM, encoded by the exons ATGAAGTGTATGGTAGATAGACTAAAAGAGACAGTCGAAAAGGTTGTAGAGGGCGGGGGACGAAAGGCGAGAGAAAGACACCTAAAAAAGGGGAAACTTTTACCACGAGCACGAATTAACACGCTTCTCGATCCGACATCTCCTTTTCTCGAATTTTCTCAATTAGCTGGTTACGAACTGTACGATAACGAGGAAGTACCAGCTGGTGGAATTATTACTGGCATCGGCAGGGTAGAAGG CACTGAATGCGTAATAGTTGCAAATGATCCGACTGTGAAGGGGGGCACGTACTATCCAATCACGGTGAAAAAGCACTTGAGAGCTCAAGAAATTGCGGAAGAGAATCatttgccatgcatatatttagtAGACAGTGGTGGCGCAAATTTATCTAGACAAGCCGACGTATTTCCGGATAAAATGCATTTCGGAAGAAGCTTCTATAATCAGGCTATCCTAAGTTCGAAGGGGATCGCGCAAATTGCAGTAGTAATGGGAAGTTGCACAGCAG GAGGCGCATACTTGCCAGCCATGGCCGACGAAAACATAATCGTTGGCAATCAAGGTACTATCTTCTTGGCTGGCCCGCCTTTAGTGAAAGCTTCTACCGGCGAAGATGTTACTCCGGAAGAGTTGGGCGGTGCGACGGTTCATTGTCG AACCTCTGGAGTCACCGACCATTATGCCATTGACGATACTCACGCCTTGTACTTGGCTCGTCAAATTGTGAAAGACTTGAATAGACAAAGACCGATGCACGTAAACTTGGACAAACAGATGGACGTACCATTGTATTCTGTCGATGAAATTTATGGTATAGTTGGCGTAAACTTGAAGCGACCGTACGATGTCAGAGAAGTGATAGCGAGGATCGTGGATGGATCGAGATTTCGCGAGTTTAAGGCGCAGTACGGGGAAACGTTGGTTACCGGCTTCGCGAAAATTTACGGTTACCCCGTGGGAATAGTTGCGAATAATGGCATACTGTTTTCGCAGGCCGCGTTAAAAGCCACACATTTCGTGCAGCTCTGCGCTCAGAGAAAGATACCGCTTATTTTCTTGCAGAATATTACAG GATTTATGGTGGGCAAGGATGCTGAGGCCGAGGGTATTGCTAAAAATGGAGCAAAAATGGTGAACGCCGTGGCTTGCGCTCAAGTGCCCAAAATTACGGTGGTGATCGGTGGTTCGTACGGAGCAGGAAATTACG GTATGTGTGGTAGATCTTATTCGCCAAGATTTCTCTATACCTGGCCGAATGCAAAAATATCCGTGATGGGAGGGATACAGGCTGCGAATGTAATAGCGCAAATTACCAAGCAGCAACGTGTTCGCGATGGGAAAGAG TGGACCCCGGAAGAGGAGGAGCAGCTGAAAAGACCGATCatagagaaattcgaaagggaGAGCAGTCCGTACTATGCTAGTGCCAG ACTTTGGGACGACGGTGTGATCAATCCGACCGACACTAGAGTGGTATTAGGTCTTAGTCTATCGGCAGCGCTAAATGCACCCATACCAGAAACTAAATTTGGAATTTTCCGAATGTAA
- the LOC100646006 gene encoding methylcrotonoyl-CoA carboxylase beta chain, mitochondrial isoform X1 codes for MLRKGNLFMRNLRHTTRTFHDEAIIIGSEQDTKSPEYQDNYVQMKCMVDRLKETVEKVVEGGGRKARERHLKKGKLLPRARINTLLDPTSPFLEFSQLAGYELYDNEEVPAGGIITGIGRVEGTECVIVANDPTVKGGTYYPITVKKHLRAQEIAEENHLPCIYLVDSGGANLSRQADVFPDKMHFGRSFYNQAILSSKGIAQIAVVMGSCTAGGAYLPAMADENIIVGNQGTIFLAGPPLVKASTGEDVTPEELGGATVHCRTSGVTDHYAIDDTHALYLARQIVKDLNRQRPMHVNLDKQMDVPLYSVDEIYGIVGVNLKRPYDVREVIARIVDGSRFREFKAQYGETLVTGFAKIYGYPVGIVANNGILFSQAALKATHFVQLCAQRKIPLIFLQNITGFMVGKDAEAEGIAKNGAKMVNAVACAQVPKITVVIGGSYGAGNYGMCGRSYSPRFLYTWPNAKISVMGGIQAANVIAQITKQQRVRDGKEWTPEEEEQLKRPIIEKFERESSPYYASARLWDDGVINPTDTRVVLGLSLSAALNAPIPETKFGIFRM; via the exons ATGTTAAGGAAAGGAAAtctttttatgagaaatttacgCCATACTACAAGAACGTTCCACGATGAAGCTATCATTATCGGTAGTGAACAAGACACCAAGTCACCGGAGTATCAG GACAATTATGTACAAATGAAGTGTATGGTAGATAGACTAAAAGAGACAGTCGAAAAGGTTGTAGAGGGCGGGGGACGAAAGGCGAGAGAAAGACACCTAAAAAAGGGGAAACTTTTACCACGAGCACGAATTAACACGCTTCTCGATCCGACATCTCCTTTTCTCGAATTTTCTCAATTAGCTGGTTACGAACTGTACGATAACGAGGAAGTACCAGCTGGTGGAATTATTACTGGCATCGGCAGGGTAGAAGG CACTGAATGCGTAATAGTTGCAAATGATCCGACTGTGAAGGGGGGCACGTACTATCCAATCACGGTGAAAAAGCACTTGAGAGCTCAAGAAATTGCGGAAGAGAATCatttgccatgcatatatttagtAGACAGTGGTGGCGCAAATTTATCTAGACAAGCCGACGTATTTCCGGATAAAATGCATTTCGGAAGAAGCTTCTATAATCAGGCTATCCTAAGTTCGAAGGGGATCGCGCAAATTGCAGTAGTAATGGGAAGTTGCACAGCAG GAGGCGCATACTTGCCAGCCATGGCCGACGAAAACATAATCGTTGGCAATCAAGGTACTATCTTCTTGGCTGGCCCGCCTTTAGTGAAAGCTTCTACCGGCGAAGATGTTACTCCGGAAGAGTTGGGCGGTGCGACGGTTCATTGTCG AACCTCTGGAGTCACCGACCATTATGCCATTGACGATACTCACGCCTTGTACTTGGCTCGTCAAATTGTGAAAGACTTGAATAGACAAAGACCGATGCACGTAAACTTGGACAAACAGATGGACGTACCATTGTATTCTGTCGATGAAATTTATGGTATAGTTGGCGTAAACTTGAAGCGACCGTACGATGTCAGAGAAGTGATAGCGAGGATCGTGGATGGATCGAGATTTCGCGAGTTTAAGGCGCAGTACGGGGAAACGTTGGTTACCGGCTTCGCGAAAATTTACGGTTACCCCGTGGGAATAGTTGCGAATAATGGCATACTGTTTTCGCAGGCCGCGTTAAAAGCCACACATTTCGTGCAGCTCTGCGCTCAGAGAAAGATACCGCTTATTTTCTTGCAGAATATTACAG GATTTATGGTGGGCAAGGATGCTGAGGCCGAGGGTATTGCTAAAAATGGAGCAAAAATGGTGAACGCCGTGGCTTGCGCTCAAGTGCCCAAAATTACGGTGGTGATCGGTGGTTCGTACGGAGCAGGAAATTACG GTATGTGTGGTAGATCTTATTCGCCAAGATTTCTCTATACCTGGCCGAATGCAAAAATATCCGTGATGGGAGGGATACAGGCTGCGAATGTAATAGCGCAAATTACCAAGCAGCAACGTGTTCGCGATGGGAAAGAG TGGACCCCGGAAGAGGAGGAGCAGCTGAAAAGACCGATCatagagaaattcgaaagggaGAGCAGTCCGTACTATGCTAGTGCCAG ACTTTGGGACGACGGTGTGATCAATCCGACCGACACTAGAGTGGTATTAGGTCTTAGTCTATCGGCAGCGCTAAATGCACCCATACCAGAAACTAAATTTGGAATTTTCCGAATGTAA